In the genome of Desulfovibrio aminophilus DSM 12254, the window GTGATGTCCCAGCTCATGACCTGGCGCGAGACGCGGCCGTCGGGATGATGGATGGGGCTCTGGACCACGTGGGTCCAGCGGCCGGTCGTCTGGTCGCGGACCTCGAAGCGGCCGGTGCGGGCCTCGGCCACGGACCCGGCCGCGCACCACGGACAGGGCTCGTCCAGCCCCTGCAGCGCCTTGTGGCAGGGCTCCCCGCGCGGGTCGCGCTTCAGCCGCTCCATGAGCCGGGCGTTGGCGAACTCGATGCGGCAGTCCTGGTCGCAGATGAAGATCTCGCCGTCGAAGGCCTCCACGATGGCCTGGTAGTAAGCCTCGCGCTCGCGCAGGGCCCGCTGGTCGGCCAGCCTCCGGCTGATGTCCTTGGCCGCCACCAGGACGTAGCGCCGCGACTCGAAGCCCGCCACCCGCAGGCTCAGGTCGCAGGGCACGCTCACGCCGTCGGCCCGCAGCAGTCCGGCGGTCAGCTCGCGCACGCCGCTGCGGTTCCGGCGCATGGCCTCGGAAAGAACCTCGGCCAGGGCCCGCATGGCCCCCTGGTCCAGCACCGCGCCGGGGGGCAGGTCGAGCAGCCCCTGGACCGTGCGCCGGGTGAGCCGAGCCGCCGTCTCGTTGGCGTCCACGAAGGAAAGATTCTCGGAGTCCAGGACCAGGATCGCGTCCGTGGCCTGGTTCAGGAGCGTCCGGAAGCGCTCCAGTTCTCCCAGGCGCTCCCGCAGTTCCGGGTAGTAGGTCTTGCGCACCGAGCGTTCACCCAGGCCGATGAGCCGGGTGCGCACGTCCTGCGGCTTATCCGAGGGCCCGCTCATAGATGGCCTCGATGTCCTCCACGCTCAGCTCCGCCGGGTTGGTGGTCAGGCAGGGATCCTGCGCGGCCTTCTCCGCCAGCGCGCGCAACGACTCCCGCGTCACGCCCAGCTCGGCGAGGCCCTTGTCCATGCCCACCTCGCGGTTGAGGTCCATGAGCGTCTTCCCAAGTTCCACGCGCGCGGCGTCCGGCGTCCGCGCCGCACACCCCAGGGCCTCCGCGGCCTTCATATACCGTTCCGGCGCTGACTGGAAGTTGCGGTCCACCACGTGCGGCAGCAAGATCGCGTTGCACAGGCCGTGGGGCAGGTCCATGTAGCCGCCCAGGCTGTGGGCCATGGCGTGCACGGCCCCGAGAATGGCGTTGGAGAAGGCCAGCCCGGCCTCCATGCTGCCGAGCATCATCCCGCCCCGGGCCTCCAGGTCGTCGGGCGCGGCGATGGCCTTGGGCAGGTTCGTCCGCACCCGCCGCATGGCGTCCAGGGCCAGCAGGTCCGTGAGCGGGCCGTTGGCGTTGGAGGCGAAGGCCTCCATGGCGTGGGACAGGGCGTCCATGCCCGTCTCGGCGGTCAGCTCCGCGCTCATGGTCGTGGTGGTCAGGGGGTCGATGAGCGCCGCGTCGGGCACCAGGGTCTTGCTCACGATGGCGATCTTCACCTTGCGCGCCGTGTCCGTGATGATCGCGAACTGCGACACGTCCGCCGAACTGCCCGCCGTGGTCGGCACGCAGATGAGCGGCGGGGCCGGACGGTCCACCCGGTCCGCGCCCTCGAACTCCAGAATGTGGCGGAGGTTGGAATGCACGATGCCCACGCCCTTGGCCAGGTCCATGGGCGAGCCGCCGCCCACGGCCACGATGCAGTCGCAGCCGTCGCGGCCATACTGCTCCGCGCCCTGCATCACCTGGTGGTCGCGCGGATTGGGCGAGACGTTCAGGTAGAGCGAGACGTCCAGGCCCTCGTCGTCCAGGCTCCCGCGCACCAGGTCCAGCCAGCCCGCGTCCCGCACCCCGGGGTCCGAGACGAGCAGCACCTTGCGCGCCCCCAGGTTCCGGGCGTACTGCCCGGCCAGCCCGGCCGCGCCCTCCCCGAACACCGACTCCGGGGCCACGAACTTGCGCAGATCAAAGACGTGAGCCATACCCTCTCCCCTCCGGGACCAGTCCCGGACACCTCGACCATACCCCAGCCGCCTTCGACTTGCCACCTTTCCGCGATGATTATCACCCCCCCGGCTTCGCCGCCCCCTTCGGGGGTCTCCAGAACAGCCAAGAGACTCCCGGCTTCGCCGGTCTCCAGAAAGGCAAAGAGGCTCCCGCCTTGCGCCTTTCTGAAGCGGGCCGAAGGCCCCCGGCTTCGCCGGTCCATAGAAAGGCAAAAGAGACTCCCATCCCCCCGCCTTTCCGAAGCGGGCCGAAGGCCCCCGGCGCTCCGCTGGTTCCAAAAGACCCAAAAGGGAAATGGATCATGCGCCCCATGATCGACATCCCTTGGGACAGCCCCAAAATAAAACGGACAGACAGGAATGAGGCGCGGATAAAAAAAGGCTATCCCACCCCCAGGGATAGCCGCGTATCGGTCATGAACGATCCTGAACCAAAAAGGCAAAAGGCGTTTCAACAGGTGCTTCCGGGCTCCCGGATCACGGATGATTCTTGAACTTGTCTCCCAGGTGCGGATTGCCGCCGTGGCAGGGGGTGCAGTCCATCACGCCCTTGGTGATGTCCGACTCCTTGCCCTTGCCGTGGCATTCGCCGCAGTAGGACACCGACTTCTGCATGGCGATGGCGCCCTTGAACTTTTCGCCGCTGTCGATCTTGGCGTTGTAGATTTCACAGGCCTTCTTGGCCACGTCTGCGGTGATGCGGCCGCACCGCTCGCTGCGCTGCTTGCTGTTGGCGTCGATCTTGAACTTGTGCGACCACTTGGAAACGGACACGTGGCAGAGAACGGATGCGGCCTCATTGGAGGGAAGGTCGCCCTTCACGCCCTGGGCGGCATCGCCGGGATTGTAGATGGGCAGGGCCGTGATTTCATACCAGCGGAACAATTCGTTCACCATCGGGGTCCGTTCCTTTCTTCCCCAAAACAAACCGAAAGCCGCGGCAGCGCCGTACAACGCGCCACAGATCGTTCCCCAGTCTGAAATGCCGCCCTTGTTGGTCTCCAACAGGGTAAACGGGAACTGGTTGTAGGGAGCACCGTACTTTTCCGCCAGAAGTCCGGCGAAAGCGTAGAATGCTCCGTACCCGCACCCGTATCCCTTGTACCAATACCCATCGTAGGCGACTTTCGCGCACTCTTCAGGATCGAGTTTATACGGCTTCCAGCCGAAATCGCCGCCCTGCTGGGAAAAGCGTTCCATTTTTGAATTGACGTTTCCCCCATACGCGGCGGTTCCGACAACACTTCCGGCGGCCAAAGCGGCAGCGACTCCACCAATACTGAATAATGCTGTTCGTCGATCCATCATCATGAATACCTCCTCAGGCATTTTTTAGCTGTCAAATGGTGAAAGAAGCATCAATGAGACAACCACACTCCACGCCTAAAAAATCCGTGTGAGAAGCAAAAACGATTCATGATCGCATCCCATTGGATGTCGTCCTCTTTATTTTGAAAGGGCTTTCGTCTTTC includes:
- a CDS encoding split-Soret cytochrome c — protein: MMMDRRTALFSIGGVAAALAAGSVVGTAAYGGNVNSKMERFSQQGGDFGWKPYKLDPEECAKVAYDGYWYKGYGCGYGAFYAFAGLLAEKYGAPYNQFPFTLLETNKGGISDWGTICGALYGAAAAFGLFWGRKERTPMVNELFRWYEITALPIYNPGDAAQGVKGDLPSNEAASVLCHVSVSKWSHKFKIDANSKQRSERCGRITADVAKKACEIYNAKIDSGEKFKGAIAMQKSVSYCGECHGKGKESDITKGVMDCTPCHGGNPHLGDKFKNHP
- the ercA gene encoding alcohol dehydrogenase-like regulatory protein ErcA yields the protein MAHVFDLRKFVAPESVFGEGAAGLAGQYARNLGARKVLLVSDPGVRDAGWLDLVRGSLDDEGLDVSLYLNVSPNPRDHQVMQGAEQYGRDGCDCIVAVGGGSPMDLAKGVGIVHSNLRHILEFEGADRVDRPAPPLICVPTTAGSSADVSQFAIITDTARKVKIAIVSKTLVPDAALIDPLTTTTMSAELTAETGMDALSHAMEAFASNANGPLTDLLALDAMRRVRTNLPKAIAAPDDLEARGGMMLGSMEAGLAFSNAILGAVHAMAHSLGGYMDLPHGLCNAILLPHVVDRNFQSAPERYMKAAEALGCAARTPDAARVELGKTLMDLNREVGMDKGLAELGVTRESLRALAEKAAQDPCLTTNPAELSVEDIEAIYERALG